Proteins encoded together in one Balaenoptera ricei isolate mBalRic1 chromosome 2, mBalRic1.hap2, whole genome shotgun sequence window:
- the LOC132359027 gene encoding malignant T-cell-amplified sequence 1-like, which produces MFKKFDEKENVSNCIQLKTSVIKGIKNQLIEQFPGIDPWLNQIMPKKDPVKIVRCHEHIEILTVNGELLFFRQREGPFYPTLRLLHKYPFILPRQQVDKGAIKFVLSGANIMCPGLTSPGAKLYPAAVDTVVAIMAEGKQHALCVGVMKMSAEEIEKVNKGIGIENIHYLNDGLWHMKTYK; this is translated from the coding sequence ATGTTCAAGAAatttgatgaaaaagaaaatgtgtccaACTGCATCCAGTTGAAAACTTCCGTTATTAAGGGTATTAAGAACCAGTTGATAGAGCAATTTCCTGGTATCGATCCGTGGCTGAATCAAATCATGCCTAAGAAGGATCCGGTCAAAATAGTGCGATGCCACGAACACATAGAAATCCTCACGGTAAACGGGGAGTTACTATTTTTTAGACAAAGAGAAGGGCCTTTTTATCCAACGCTAAGGCTGCTTCACAAATACCCTTTCATCCTGCCCCGCCAGCAGGTTGATAAAGGAGCCATCAAGTTTGTGCTCAGTGGAGCCAATATCATGTGTCCGGGCCTGACCTCTCCCGGAGCTAAGCTCTACCCCGCCGCTGTGGACACAGTGGTCGCAATCATGGCAGAAGGAAAACAGCACGCCCTGTGTGTGGGAGTCATGAAGATGTCTGCAGAGGAAATCGAGAAAGTCAACAAAGGAATCGGGATCGAAAATATCCATTATTTAAATGACGGGCTGTGGCACATGAAGACGTATAAATGA